The Achromobacter spanius genome includes the window GCAGGGCGCCGCTGGCGGCATCCACCACCGTGGGCGCCGTGCGCGCGGCGCCAGGCACCAGATAGACCGGCGCGCCGGCACGCGTGGCGGCCAGGCTCAAACCGCTTGTGTCACGGGCGCCCGCCGCCGCCAGCGCCTGGGCGGGCGTAATGGCGATCGCGGCGGCATCCAGCGGCGCCAGGTGCGTCAGCCTTTCCTGCGGCGTCAGCTTGGGGTAGCCCACGTACATCATCACCACGCCGGAAATAAACCACATGGCAAAGAACAGGCACAGCACGATGCCGGCCCAGCGATGGGTCAGGTAGAGCCATCGCTTGAGGCGGGAAGACAGCGGCGGCCCGGCGCGGCGGGTGGGCTTCCCTTCCGGCTTCATTGCGGGCGCCCTTGCGGGCTTACCTGCGGCCGTACTTGCGGCTTGGCGTGTGGACGTGGCGCTCATGGCATTCCCCTTAGGCGCGTTCGTCAGAACCGCATTTGCAAGGTCAGTTCCACCGAACGCGGCGCGCCCAGGTAGTACATCGTGGGGCTACTGTTCGCGGCGTAGACCTTGTCGGTCAGGTTGCGTACGCGGAAGGTGGCGTCCACGTTGCGGTTGATCCGGTGCGACAGCGCCGCGTCAAACACCATGTAGGACGGCGCCCACACCGTGTTGGCCGCGTCCGCATACGCGCGGCCCACGTAGCGCGCCGCGACGCTGGCGTTCCAGTCCGGCACGAAGGCGTAGTCCACCCACACGTTCGCCAGGCGGCGCGGCGTGTTGGTCGGCACCTTGCCGTTGCGCGATACCGATACCCCACCGACCGACTGCGTGAAGTCGTCGTACTTGGGGTCCACAAAGGCCACGTTGCCTTGCAGCGACAGCTTGGAGGTCAGTTGCAAACCGCCCGCCAGCTCCACCCCGCGTGCGGACTGCGCACCCACCGGCACGCTGACGCCGGGGTTGTTGGGGTCAGACGTCGCCAGGTTCTTGCGCTTGATCTCGTAGACCGACACGGTGGCCGCGCCGCGCCCATCCCAGAAGTTGAACTTGCCGCCGACTTCGGCCTGCGTGCCGGTGGTGAGCTTGTCGTTGTTCAGCACGTCGGCGAATGACGCGGTGGCCATCAGGCCCGACGGGGGATCCGCCGCCGTCGCGTACTGCGCGTACAGCGATGCTTCCGGGCTGATCTCCCAGTTCACGCCCAGACGTCCGGTCAAGGGCGAATAGCTGCGCTGCGCGCTGGCGGGTGACGTGGCGGTGACCGCGCGGCGGTTGGTCAGGTCCAGGTCGATGAAGTCTTTGCGCAGCGCCGACACAATCGCCACGCCGGGCAGCACTTGCGTGCGGTTTTCAAGCGTCAGCGCAAAGGTGCGGATGCGGTTCTCGCGGTCGGGTTTGTGGCCGCGCGTCATGCCGGGGATGTCGTAGAAATCGCCCGCCGAAAAATCGTAGGGGTCCACGGCGTCCACGGTGCCGGACAGGCTGGTGGGAAAGCGCGTGACCTTGTTCTGGCTGATGTCGGCGCCGAACGACCAATCGCTGCGCAGGCCCGCGATGGACGAGCGATACAGCCCTTCGACGCGGTTGCCCACCAGACGCTGTTCGTGCCGTTGCAGCAACGCGCCCGAACGTAGCACCAGGCTGTTGTCGGCGTTGAAGCGATAGCTTTCCAGGTTGCGGAAGTCGCGGTCCGCGCGGTAGTGGTACAGCGTGTTCTTCAACGTCAGGTTCGAACCCGCGCGCCATTCGGTCACGGAACGCGCCCACAGCACCGACTGCTCGTACAGGCCGTCGTTGACGTTGTAGTTCTTGAAGCGCGTGCCATCCATGATGTGGCCCGCGCCTTGCACCACGCCGTTGGCGTTGGTCTTCAGCGGCGTGCCCCAGTAGGGGCGGTCGACTTGTTCGCGCTGGAACTCAAAGGCGAAGGTCTGGGTCACGTCGGCGCCCAGGTCCGACAGCAAGGACGCGGCCACCTGGGTGGCGCGGCTATGGTTGCCGTCGACCCAGCCGTGGCTGGAACCGGTGTTGGCGTCAATGCGCAGGTAGTGGCCTTGGCCGCCTGCATCGCCCGCCAATTGCTGGTTCAGGCCGATGGAATATTGGCGGCTGTCGAACGAACCCAGGCGGAACTGGGCGTCATAGAAGGTGTCGCGCTCGGGCAGCTTGGTCACGTAGTTGATGGCGCCGCCCACCGCGCCCGCGCCGAACAGAAAGGTGGCGGGGCCGCCGATGGCCTCGACGCGATCGTAGATCCAGCTATCGATGGGGCGCCCGGCGATGGCGTCGTACTGCACGGAAATGCCGTTGAACAGTTGCGACACCTGGCCGCCTGAAAAGCCGCGATAGCTGACCGCGCCGGCATTGCCCGGGGGCGAGGCGTTGTCCACGCCGGGGATGCCGCGCGCAATTTCCTGCGTGTTCAAGGAACCACGCGCTTCGATCTGCTCGCGCGAGATCACGGTGACGCTGGCCGGCGTTTCGCGCAGCGTCAGGCCCAGGCGGCTGCCGGTATTGTCGTGGGCGTCCAGGTCGATCACGCCATTGGGCGCGGGTGCGGCGTAGCCCGCGCCGTAGACGGTGGTGGGCGCCAGGGTCTTCACGGCGGGTTCGGCGGCCAGGGCCGGGCTGCCGGCGATGGCGCCCAGCAGCAAGGTGTAGAGAGTCGTGTGTTTCATGTCGGAGGTCGGCAAACGAGCAAACGAGCAAACGAGCGAGCGCATCCAGCGCGCCGCTAGCGATAAGCGGGGCGCGACGAGTCGCAAGGGGCTGATGTCGACGGCGCTAAGCCTGGCGGCCGAAACCGCTAGTCGTGCGTGTCAGGGGAAGACGGTGGCGTGGGCGCATGGCGCTGCCGCAAGCAATGACGGAAAACCGACGTGTCGGAAAACCAATGCGGCGAACAACCGAAGCCCAGCTCAGTTTGCGGGCGGTGCGCGCGGCTGTACCGCGCTCCAGGCATGAAGGGAGTTTTCCGCCAGGAAGAACAGCGGCGGGTAGGTGATGGCGCGGCCCACGGGGGCGGGCACCACGGGCACGGGCGCAGGCAGGATGCTCACGTCGGCTTGGGGGTTGCGGCACAGCGGGCAATGATGGTCGCCATGGGCGTCATCGGCCTTGCTGCCGTGCGGGCTATCGTGCAGGTCGTTGTGCGATTCGTTGTGCGGCACTTCCAGCGTCAGGGTGCCGCTGGCGTCCCCTTCGCTGGCGCAGTACTCCACGCTGATGCGATGAATGTGATGGCCGTCGGGCGACAGGCTCAAGGCATGGGCTAGCGACGGCGCCAACGACGCCCACAGGATCGCGGCAAGCGCGATCCACAGGTTGGGGCGGGTCAGGAAAGTAGCGAAGCACATGGAGCGGAATTATATCGGAGCAGTTTTCCGATGCGTGCGCAGTATCAAGGAAATCTTAAGACGCCCGCCCGCGTCTTTTTCCTCATGGTGTTTCCGTTAGCCCTCGGCTATACCGACAAGTGCCGGCGCACGTCCTCGCCATCGATGGTGCTGCGGTCGCCGCTGGCCACCACTTCCCCGCGCGACAGCACGACGAACTGGTCCGCCAGCTCGCGCGCGAAATCGAAGTACTGCTCGCACAGCAGAATGGCGATGTCGCCGCGTTCGCGCAGCATGTGGATCACGCGCGCGATGTCCTTGATGATGGACGGCTGAATGCCTTCGGTGGGTTCGTCCAGGATGATGAGCTTGGGCTCGGCCACCAGCGCGCGCGCAATCGCAAGCTGTTGCTGCTGGCCGCCGGACAAGTCGCCGCCGCGCCGCGACAACATGCTTTTCAGCACGGGAAACAGTTCAAAGACCTCTTCCTTGATGCGGCGCGCGCGCGCGGCGGGCTTGGTCGCCATGCCCATCAGGATGTTCTCTTCCACCGTCAGCCGCGCAAAGATGTCGCGGCCCTGCGGCACATAAGCCATGCCGCGCGCGGCCCGCTGGTGCGGCGCCAGGCGCGTGATGTCGGCGCCGTCGAACGCGATGTTGCCGCTGGCCACGGGCAGCACGCCCATCACGCATTTCAGCAGCGTGGTCTTGCCCACGCCGTTGCGCCCCAGCAGCGCCAGGCATTCGCCCTGGCGCACCGACAGCGACACGCCGCGCAGCGTGTGGCTGCCGCCGTAGTATTGGTTGATCGTGCTTACGTCCAGCATCTTTAGCGCCCCAGGTAGACTTCGATCACGCGCGGGTCGGCCTGCACCTTGCTCATCGGCCCTTCGGCCAGTACCGAGCCTTCGTGCAGTACCGTCACCTTGCCGTCGCCCGCGATCTGGTTGACGAAGTCCATGTCGTGTTCCACCACCATCAACGAATGGCGGCCGCGCAGTTCGTTCAGCAATTCGCCGGTGCGTTCGGTTTCGGCGTCGGTCATGCCGGCAACCGGTTCGTCCAGCAGCAGCAACTGCGGTTCCTGCATCAGCAGCATGCCGATTTCCAGCCACTGCTTCTGGCCGTGCGACAGCAGGCCGGCAGGGCGTTGCACTTCGGGGCGCAGGCGGATCAAGTCCAGCGTTTCGCCGATCTTGTCGGCCTGTTCGCTGGTCAAGCGCGAGAACAGCGTGGGGCGCACGCGCTTGTCCGTCTTCATCGCCAGCTCCAGGTTTTCAAACACGCTGTGCTGTTCAAACACCGTGGGCCGCTGAAACTTGCGGCCGATGCCCGCGTGCGCGATCTGCGCTTCGTTCAAGGTCGTCAGGTCGATGCTCTGGCCAAAGAACGCGGTGCCGGCGGTGGGTCGCGTCTTGCCGGTGATGACGTCCATCATCGTGGTTTTGCCCGCGCCGTTGGGGCCGATGATGCAACGCAGTTCGCCCACGCCGATGTCCAGCGTCAGGTCGTTCAGCGCCTTAAAGCCATCGAAGCTGACGGTAATGCCTTCCAGATACAGGATGGCGCCGTGGCTGGTGTCCAGGCCCTTGGGGCTGACGCGGCCGTAGCCGGCGTCGCCGCTGGGGCCGCCGTCCAGCGTGGCCAGTTCGGTGTGCGTGCTGGTCATGCCTTCTTCTCCTGCAAGCGTGCCGTGATGCGGCGGGCCAGGCCGACGATGCCGGTGGGCAGGAACAGCGTCACCAGCACGAAGATCAGGCCCAGCGCATACAACCAGAATTCGGGCAACACGCTGGTGAACCAGGTCTTCAGGCCATTGACCGCGCCCGCGCCGATGATGGGGCCGATCAACGTGCCGCGCCCGCCCGTGGCCACCCAGATCACCATTTCAATCGAGGTCTCGGTGGACATTTCGCTGGGGTTGATGATGCCCACCTGCGGCACGTACAGAGCGCCCGCGATGCCGCACAGCACGGCCGACAAGGTCCACACGAATAGCTTGAAACCCAAGGGGTCGTAACCGATGAAGCGCAGCCGGCTTTCGGCGTCGCGCACGGCGGTCAGCACGCGGCCCAGCTTGGATTGCGTGACGATGCGCGCCAGGATCAAGGCGCCGGCCAAGGCGGCCAGCGTGATCCAGTACAAGGTGGCGCGCGTGCCCGGCGCGGTGATGTCAAAGCCCAGGATGCGCTTGAAATCGGTAAAGCCGTTGTTGCCGCCAAAGCCCGTGTCGTTGCGGAAGAACAGCAGCATGGCGGCGAACGTCAGCGCCTGCGTGATGATCGAAAAGTACACGCCCTTGATGCGCGAGCGGAAGGCGAAGTAGCCGAACACAAACGCCAGCACGCCCGGCACCAGCACCACCAGCAGCATGGCGTACCAGAAGTGTTCGGTGAAGGACCAGTACCAGGGGTAGCTCTTCCAATCCAGGAACACCATGAAGTCGGGCAGGTTGCTTTGGTAGACGCCGTCGCGGCCGATGGCGCGCATCAGGTACATGCCGTGCGCGTAGCCGCCCAGTGCAAAGAACAGGCCGTGCCCCAGCGACAGGATGCCCGCATAGCCCCACACCAGGTCCAGGGCCAGCGCGGCCATGGCGTAGCACATGAACTTGCCCAGCAGCGCCACGGCGTAGGCCGACACGTGCAGCGCATGGCCCGGCGGAAACACCAGGTTCAGCAGCGGCAGCAGCGCCAGCAGCGCGGCCGCCACGGCCAGGGCTGTCCAGGCGCGGCCCGAAAAAAGCGGGCGACGGGTCAGCAGGGTCAGATCGGTCAGCGCGGTCTGTTTCATTCAACGCTCCGGCCGCGGGGGGCGAACAGGCCTTGCGGCCGTTTTTGGACAAACAGCACAATCAACACCAGGATGGTGATCTTGGCCATGACGGCGCCCGCATAGGGCTCCAGGAATTTGTTCACGCCGCCCAGGCCCATCGCGGCGATGACGGTGCCGGCCAACTGGCCCACGCCGCCCAGCAC containing:
- the urtC gene encoding urea ABC transporter permease subunit UrtC, with translation MKQTALTDLTLLTRRPLFSGRAWTALAVAAALLALLPLLNLVFPPGHALHVSAYAVALLGKFMCYAMAALALDLVWGYAGILSLGHGLFFALGGYAHGMYLMRAIGRDGVYQSNLPDFMVFLDWKSYPWYWSFTEHFWYAMLLVVLVPGVLAFVFGYFAFRSRIKGVYFSIITQALTFAAMLLFFRNDTGFGGNNGFTDFKRILGFDITAPGTRATLYWITLAALAGALILARIVTQSKLGRVLTAVRDAESRLRFIGYDPLGFKLFVWTLSAVLCGIAGALYVPQVGIINPSEMSTETSIEMVIWVATGGRGTLIGPIIGAGAVNGLKTWFTSVLPEFWLYALGLIFVLVTLFLPTGIVGLARRITARLQEKKA
- the urtE gene encoding urea ABC transporter ATP-binding subunit UrtE; translated protein: MLDVSTINQYYGGSHTLRGVSLSVRQGECLALLGRNGVGKTTLLKCVMGVLPVASGNIAFDGADITRLAPHQRAARGMAYVPQGRDIFARLTVEENILMGMATKPAARARRIKEEVFELFPVLKSMLSRRGGDLSGGQQQQLAIARALVAEPKLIILDEPTEGIQPSIIKDIARVIHMLRERGDIAILLCEQYFDFARELADQFVVLSRGEVVASGDRSTIDGEDVRRHLSV
- a CDS encoding DUF2946 domain-containing protein translates to MCFATFLTRPNLWIALAAILWASLAPSLAHALSLSPDGHHIHRISVEYCASEGDASGTLTLEVPHNESHNDLHDSPHGSKADDAHGDHHCPLCRNPQADVSILPAPVPVVPAPVGRAITYPPLFFLAENSLHAWSAVQPRAPPAN
- the urtD gene encoding urea ABC transporter ATP-binding protein UrtD, which translates into the protein MTSTHTELATLDGGPSGDAGYGRVSPKGLDTSHGAILYLEGITVSFDGFKALNDLTLDIGVGELRCIIGPNGAGKTTMMDVITGKTRPTAGTAFFGQSIDLTTLNEAQIAHAGIGRKFQRPTVFEQHSVFENLELAMKTDKRVRPTLFSRLTSEQADKIGETLDLIRLRPEVQRPAGLLSHGQKQWLEIGMLLMQEPQLLLLDEPVAGMTDAETERTGELLNELRGRHSLMVVEHDMDFVNQIAGDGKVTVLHEGSVLAEGPMSKVQADPRVIEVYLGR
- a CDS encoding TonB-dependent receptor, giving the protein MKHTTLYTLLLGAIAGSPALAAEPAVKTLAPTTVYGAGYAAPAPNGVIDLDAHDNTGSRLGLTLRETPASVTVISREQIEARGSLNTQEIARGIPGVDNASPPGNAGAVSYRGFSGGQVSQLFNGISVQYDAIAGRPIDSWIYDRVEAIGGPATFLFGAGAVGGAINYVTKLPERDTFYDAQFRLGSFDSRQYSIGLNQQLAGDAGGQGHYLRIDANTGSSHGWVDGNHSRATQVAASLLSDLGADVTQTFAFEFQREQVDRPYWGTPLKTNANGVVQGAGHIMDGTRFKNYNVNDGLYEQSVLWARSVTEWRAGSNLTLKNTLYHYRADRDFRNLESYRFNADNSLVLRSGALLQRHEQRLVGNRVEGLYRSSIAGLRSDWSFGADISQNKVTRFPTSLSGTVDAVDPYDFSAGDFYDIPGMTRGHKPDRENRIRTFALTLENRTQVLPGVAIVSALRKDFIDLDLTNRRAVTATSPASAQRSYSPLTGRLGVNWEISPEASLYAQYATAADPPSGLMATASFADVLNNDKLTTGTQAEVGGKFNFWDGRGAATVSVYEIKRKNLATSDPNNPGVSVPVGAQSARGVELAGGLQLTSKLSLQGNVAFVDPKYDDFTQSVGGVSVSRNGKVPTNTPRRLANVWVDYAFVPDWNASVAARYVGRAYADAANTVWAPSYMVFDAALSHRINRNVDATFRVRNLTDKVYAANSSPTMYYLGAPRSVELTLQMRF